A single Salmo trutta chromosome 14, fSalTru1.1, whole genome shotgun sequence DNA region contains:
- the ubap2a gene encoding ubiquitin-associated protein 2 isoform X1 → MMTSLGGDKARGTRDKALPAATHATQPQKQLQATAEQIRLAQMIYDKNDAEFEDKVNQLMEVTGKIQDECMVALHDCNEDVNRAINFLLESTSDTTSWETVGKKKPLAKDGSTEGKENREKRGGEREGSRGRGGSNRRGRGASNRSRQVERVRTEENDVEAVPGPLDRVSERGRRGGRGGRGECQLVALSHMFQSTLPVGSGGRGRGRAPAGSRFSAQGMGTFNPADYTPEQGTGTTQGDAWESGANNSNSTDGTVAWRSTLEDWAAEDWSEEMSLSETKVFTASSAPAPQNHITPGQSLDLPSLLQKPVGEGRGGGGDAPSTQSLVFTNSHHHPPRNGSAIGTGSTSYAHAALSSVLGAGFGDLGQSKRSQSSPGAQILEQLKGPGLGPLPSSQAAPPPSTQGASNTSLGSRLPGLGGAPTVLPPPSTSSWDIKAPEPSATSSSHTSHFSRDFKLQPEPSLVLSQLAQRHGAPSLPIARQPSPPPAQSPSPIQGPPLATIGAKPAPSAGPDPQGSNSLQQHRVPQLKAQKRRIPPTSKIPSSAVEMPGSADVPGLNVQFGALDFGSEAALPDFGPVETCVTGGSRESTPAPQSQTSLYSNPLSESMSTPLSVPLPLSSSEPVYHSPSVPMSSLAPSMGTVSSSTPSSSISSSVPSSSSTSPFVSVGSGYDCGPVAPHSHLAFSQSKEAPGPIMNGLNGVRTSAMDPSSASSTPKPESPSLSISTSSAPASSALIPSSIPPHSSALPSLPHDMPSASLAPLSSHGSSSHSSLTYTSVDSSVSSLAPSSGSYSSAPAQAPAQAPAQAPAQAPAQSLHQVNSGMAHIMGTMSHMNSMVSSMGGSGHHASQALGLSANGTTAQSNLSSAPRTAPLLSSSTGKAPPNLSQGVPPLLPNQYIMGPGGLLPAYPQIYGYEDLHMLQSRLPMPSLQDYYGITFPGPAALSGRDGSLANNPYSGEVTKFGRGDSTSPAPSSLSAQQQPQQGQSQGQNQAQPQPPQPQPQGQPQGHHNSQQQQAFLPPGYSYTGLPYYPGMPGAAFQYGHTMFMPQGQGPAKQHGVGLGNPSASPFQQQQPSGYGQHTFSSGYEDLTQGQAGVDYSKGYSNSSQSQAKSAATGPGKGGISVTSGNSGVPEISGSVYNKTQSFDKQGFHAGTPPPFNLPSAMGGPGGAPGGYAPAPFLHILQPAHQQPHSQMLHHHLAQDGQGGPSQRGQSSSMQQKSQVNKSSYGSSPYWGN, encoded by the exons GCGACTGCAGAGCAGATCCGCCTCGCCCAGATGATCTATGACAAGAATGATGCTGAATTTGAGGACAAAGTGAACCAG CTGATGGAGGTGACAGGAAAGATCCAGGATGAGTGCATGGTAGCGCTCCACGACTGCAACGAGGATGTCAACAGAGCCATCAACTTCCTCCTTGAGAGCACCTCTGATACG acctCATGGGAGACAGTTGGGAAGAAGAAACCCCTAGCGAAGGACGGCTCGACGGAGGGCAAGGAGAAccgggagaagagaggaggagagcgagagggcaGCAGGGGCCGCGGGGGGAGCAATCGGAGAGGCAGGGGGGCCAGCAACCGCAGCCGCCAGGTTGAGAGAG TGCGGAcagaggaaaatgatgtggaggCGGTCCCTGGCCCTTTGGACAGAGTGTCAGAGCGAGGTCGCAGGGGGGGAAGAGGGGGTAGAGGTGAGTGTCAATTAGTGGCACTTTCTCATATGTTCCAGTCAACACTCCCAG TCGGATCTGGAGGCAGAGGAAGGGGCAGAGCACCAGCGGGAAGCAGGTTCTCAGCCCAGGGAATGGG gaccTTTAACCCAGCAGACTACACCCCAGAACAGGGGACAGGGACCACACAAGGTGACGCTTGGGAGTCAGGGgccaacaacagcaacagcacaGACGGGACAG TGGCCTGGAGGAGTACTCTGGAGGACTGGGCTGCTGAGGACTGGAGCGAAGAGATGAGT CTCTCCGAGACCAAAGTGTTCACCGCCTCAAGTGCACCTGCACCTCAGAACCACATCACACCTGGGCAAAG TCTGGACCTGCCCTCTCTGCTGCAGAAGCCAgtgggagaaggaagaggaggaggaggggatgccCCCTCTACGCAGAGCCTGGTTTTCACCAACTCCCACCATCACCCCCCCCGCAACGGGTCGGCCATTGGCACGGGCAGCACCAGCTATGCACACGCCGCCCTG TCGTCAGTGCTAGGGGCAGGTTTCGGGGACCTGGGCCAGTCTAAGAGGAGTCAGTCCAGTCCGGGGGCCCAGATCTTGGAGCAGCTGAAGGGCCCGGGCCTGggtcctctcccatcctcccaggCAGCCCCCCCTCCCAGCACTCAGGGGGCCAGCAACACCTCTCTGGGGAGTAGACTCCCAGGGCTAGGAGGAGCCCCCACTGTTCTCCCACCGCCTTCCACTTCAAGCTGGGATATCAAGGCCCCAGAGCCCAGCGCCACATCCTCCTCACACACCTCCCACTTCAGCC GGGACTTTAAGCTGCAGCCTGAGCCATCCCTGGTGCTGAGCCAGCTGGCCCAGAGACACGGAGCCCCCTCCCTGCCCATTGCTCGCCAGCCCAGCCCCCCGCCAGCCCAATCCCCCTCCCCCATCCAGGGACCCCCCCTGGCCACCATCGGTGCCAAGCCTGCCCCCAGCGCCGGACCGGACCCTCAAGGCAGCAACTCGCTGCAGCAGCACCGCGTTCCACAGCTAAAGGCCCAGAAACGAAGGATACCTCCCACCTCTAAG ATCCCCTCGTCGGCGGTGGAAATGCCTGGCTCTGCCGACGTCCCCGGTCTTAACGTTCAGTTCGGAGCACTGGACTTTGGCTCGGAGGCGGCCCTGCCGGACTTTGGTCCCGTGGAGACGTGTGTCACCGGGGGCTCCAGGGAGTCCACCCCGGCCCCACAGAGCCAGACCAGCCTCTATTCCAATCCCCTCAG TGAATCTATGAGCACCCCTCTTTccgtccccctccctctctcatcctctgaGCCCGTCTACCACTCCCCGTCGGTGCCCATGTCCAGCCTGGCCCCCTCTATGGGTACAGTCAGCTCCTccactccatcctcctccatctcctcctcggTGCCCTCTTCCTCTTCCACGTCTCCCTTTGTCTCAGTGGGGAGCGGTTATGACTGTGGGCCTGTGGCCCCTCACTCACACCTGGCCTTCTCCCAGAGCAAAGAGGCACCCGGGCCAATCATG AACGGTCTGAACGGTGTGAGGACGTCTGCTATGGACC ctTCGTCAGCCTCCTCTACGCCAAAGCCGGAGTCTCCCTCTCTGAGCATCAGTACCAGCAGTGCCCCTGCCTCCTCTGCCCTCATTCCCTCCTCCATACCCCCCCACAGCTCAGCACTCCCCAGTCTGCCACACGACATGCCCTCTGCCAGCCTGGCACCACTCAGCAG CCATGGCAGCAGTAGTCATTCCTCTCTCACT TATACCAGTGTAGACAGTAGTGTGAGCTCTCTGGCACCCTCGTCTGGCTCCTACTCCTCTGCCCCAGCCCAGGCCCCAGCCCAGGCCCCAGCCCAGGCCCCAGCTCAGGCCCCAGCCCAGTCACTCCACCAGGTCAACAGCGGCATGGCTCACATCATGGGCACCATGAGCCACATGAACAGCATGGTCAGTAGCATGGGTGGCAGCGGGCATCACGCCAGCCAAGCCCTGGGGCTCAGTGCCAACGGGACCACGGCCCAATCGAACCTCTCCTCGGCCCCCAGGACCGCACCGCTGCTCTCCTCCTCAACTG GTAAAGCTCCTCCTAACCTGTCTCAGGGGGTTCCCCCACTACTGCCCAACCAGTACATCATGGGCCCAGGAGGCCTGCTGCCTGCCTACCCG CAGATCTACGGCTATGAGGACCTCCACATGCTACAGTCCAGACTGCCTATG CCCTCTTTGCAGGATTACTACGGAATCACATTCCCTGGTCCCGCAGCACTCTCTGGCAGAGATGGGAGCCTCGCCAATAACCCCTACTCAG GTGAAGTCACAAAGTTTGGCAGGGGTGACTCCACCTCCCCTGCACCTAGCAGCTTGTCGGCCCAACAGCAGCCCCAACAGGGCCAGAGCCAAGGGCAGAACCAGGCCCAGCCACAAcccccccagccccagcctcaagGCCAACCCCAGGGCCACCACAACAGCCAGCAGCAGCAGGCCTTCCTCCCGCCAGGCTACAGCTACACAGGCCTGCCCTACTACCCCGGGATGCCTGGCGCTGCCTTCCAGTACGGCCACACCATGTTCATGCCCCAGGGACAGGGGCCAGCCAAGCAGCACGGTGTGGGTCTGGGAAACCCCTCAGCCAGCCCCTTCCAGCAGCAGCAGCCCAGCGGCTACGGCCAGCACACCTTCAGCTCAG GGTATGAGGACCTGACCCAGGGCCAAGCAGGAGTAGACTATAGCAAGGGCTATAGCAACTCCTCCCAGAGCCAGGCCAAATCTGCTGCTACAGGCCCCGGTAAAG GCGGCATCTCTGTGACGTCAGGCAACTCCGGGGTCCCAGAAATCAGTGGAAGTGTTTACAACAAGACCCAG TCCTTTGATAAGCAGGGTTTCCATGCGGGGACTCCCCCTCCCTTCAACCTGCCTTCGGCTATGGGGGGTCCTGGAGGGGCCCCGGGTGGCTACGCTCCCGCCCCCTTCCTCCACATCCTGCAGCCTGCCCACCAGCAACCCCACTCCCAGATGCTGCACCATCATCTGGCCCAGGACGGACAG GGAGGTCCTAGCCAGCGAGGCCAGTCTAGCAGCATGCAGCAGAAGAGCCAGGTCAACAAGTCCAGCTACGGCAGCTCCCCATACTGGGGCAActga
- the ubap2a gene encoding ubiquitin-associated protein 2 isoform X2 yields the protein MMTSLGGDKARGTRDKALPAATHATQPQKQLQATAEQIRLAQMIYDKNDAEFEDKVNQLMEVTGKIQDECMVALHDCNEDVNRAINFLLESTSDTTSWETVGKKKPLAKDGSTEGKENREKRGGEREGSRGRGGSNRRGRGASNRSRQVERVRTEENDVEAVPGPLDRVSERGRRGGRGGRVGSGGRGRGRAPAGSRFSAQGMGTFNPADYTPEQGTGTTQGDAWESGANNSNSTDGTVAWRSTLEDWAAEDWSEEMSLSETKVFTASSAPAPQNHITPGQSLDLPSLLQKPVGEGRGGGGDAPSTQSLVFTNSHHHPPRNGSAIGTGSTSYAHAALSSVLGAGFGDLGQSKRSQSSPGAQILEQLKGPGLGPLPSSQAAPPPSTQGASNTSLGSRLPGLGGAPTVLPPPSTSSWDIKAPEPSATSSSHTSHFSRDFKLQPEPSLVLSQLAQRHGAPSLPIARQPSPPPAQSPSPIQGPPLATIGAKPAPSAGPDPQGSNSLQQHRVPQLKAQKRRIPPTSKIPSSAVEMPGSADVPGLNVQFGALDFGSEAALPDFGPVETCVTGGSRESTPAPQSQTSLYSNPLSESMSTPLSVPLPLSSSEPVYHSPSVPMSSLAPSMGTVSSSTPSSSISSSVPSSSSTSPFVSVGSGYDCGPVAPHSHLAFSQSKEAPGPIMNGLNGVRTSAMDPSSASSTPKPESPSLSISTSSAPASSALIPSSIPPHSSALPSLPHDMPSASLAPLSSHGSSSHSSLTYTSVDSSVSSLAPSSGSYSSAPAQAPAQAPAQAPAQAPAQSLHQVNSGMAHIMGTMSHMNSMVSSMGGSGHHASQALGLSANGTTAQSNLSSAPRTAPLLSSSTGKAPPNLSQGVPPLLPNQYIMGPGGLLPAYPQIYGYEDLHMLQSRLPMPSLQDYYGITFPGPAALSGRDGSLANNPYSGEVTKFGRGDSTSPAPSSLSAQQQPQQGQSQGQNQAQPQPPQPQPQGQPQGHHNSQQQQAFLPPGYSYTGLPYYPGMPGAAFQYGHTMFMPQGQGPAKQHGVGLGNPSASPFQQQQPSGYGQHTFSSGYEDLTQGQAGVDYSKGYSNSSQSQAKSAATGPGKGGISVTSGNSGVPEISGSVYNKTQSFDKQGFHAGTPPPFNLPSAMGGPGGAPGGYAPAPFLHILQPAHQQPHSQMLHHHLAQDGQGGPSQRGQSSSMQQKSQVNKSSYGSSPYWGN from the exons GCGACTGCAGAGCAGATCCGCCTCGCCCAGATGATCTATGACAAGAATGATGCTGAATTTGAGGACAAAGTGAACCAG CTGATGGAGGTGACAGGAAAGATCCAGGATGAGTGCATGGTAGCGCTCCACGACTGCAACGAGGATGTCAACAGAGCCATCAACTTCCTCCTTGAGAGCACCTCTGATACG acctCATGGGAGACAGTTGGGAAGAAGAAACCCCTAGCGAAGGACGGCTCGACGGAGGGCAAGGAGAAccgggagaagagaggaggagagcgagagggcaGCAGGGGCCGCGGGGGGAGCAATCGGAGAGGCAGGGGGGCCAGCAACCGCAGCCGCCAGGTTGAGAGAG TGCGGAcagaggaaaatgatgtggaggCGGTCCCTGGCCCTTTGGACAGAGTGTCAGAGCGAGGTCGCAGGGGGGGAAGAGGGGGTAGAG TCGGATCTGGAGGCAGAGGAAGGGGCAGAGCACCAGCGGGAAGCAGGTTCTCAGCCCAGGGAATGGG gaccTTTAACCCAGCAGACTACACCCCAGAACAGGGGACAGGGACCACACAAGGTGACGCTTGGGAGTCAGGGgccaacaacagcaacagcacaGACGGGACAG TGGCCTGGAGGAGTACTCTGGAGGACTGGGCTGCTGAGGACTGGAGCGAAGAGATGAGT CTCTCCGAGACCAAAGTGTTCACCGCCTCAAGTGCACCTGCACCTCAGAACCACATCACACCTGGGCAAAG TCTGGACCTGCCCTCTCTGCTGCAGAAGCCAgtgggagaaggaagaggaggaggaggggatgccCCCTCTACGCAGAGCCTGGTTTTCACCAACTCCCACCATCACCCCCCCCGCAACGGGTCGGCCATTGGCACGGGCAGCACCAGCTATGCACACGCCGCCCTG TCGTCAGTGCTAGGGGCAGGTTTCGGGGACCTGGGCCAGTCTAAGAGGAGTCAGTCCAGTCCGGGGGCCCAGATCTTGGAGCAGCTGAAGGGCCCGGGCCTGggtcctctcccatcctcccaggCAGCCCCCCCTCCCAGCACTCAGGGGGCCAGCAACACCTCTCTGGGGAGTAGACTCCCAGGGCTAGGAGGAGCCCCCACTGTTCTCCCACCGCCTTCCACTTCAAGCTGGGATATCAAGGCCCCAGAGCCCAGCGCCACATCCTCCTCACACACCTCCCACTTCAGCC GGGACTTTAAGCTGCAGCCTGAGCCATCCCTGGTGCTGAGCCAGCTGGCCCAGAGACACGGAGCCCCCTCCCTGCCCATTGCTCGCCAGCCCAGCCCCCCGCCAGCCCAATCCCCCTCCCCCATCCAGGGACCCCCCCTGGCCACCATCGGTGCCAAGCCTGCCCCCAGCGCCGGACCGGACCCTCAAGGCAGCAACTCGCTGCAGCAGCACCGCGTTCCACAGCTAAAGGCCCAGAAACGAAGGATACCTCCCACCTCTAAG ATCCCCTCGTCGGCGGTGGAAATGCCTGGCTCTGCCGACGTCCCCGGTCTTAACGTTCAGTTCGGAGCACTGGACTTTGGCTCGGAGGCGGCCCTGCCGGACTTTGGTCCCGTGGAGACGTGTGTCACCGGGGGCTCCAGGGAGTCCACCCCGGCCCCACAGAGCCAGACCAGCCTCTATTCCAATCCCCTCAG TGAATCTATGAGCACCCCTCTTTccgtccccctccctctctcatcctctgaGCCCGTCTACCACTCCCCGTCGGTGCCCATGTCCAGCCTGGCCCCCTCTATGGGTACAGTCAGCTCCTccactccatcctcctccatctcctcctcggTGCCCTCTTCCTCTTCCACGTCTCCCTTTGTCTCAGTGGGGAGCGGTTATGACTGTGGGCCTGTGGCCCCTCACTCACACCTGGCCTTCTCCCAGAGCAAAGAGGCACCCGGGCCAATCATG AACGGTCTGAACGGTGTGAGGACGTCTGCTATGGACC ctTCGTCAGCCTCCTCTACGCCAAAGCCGGAGTCTCCCTCTCTGAGCATCAGTACCAGCAGTGCCCCTGCCTCCTCTGCCCTCATTCCCTCCTCCATACCCCCCCACAGCTCAGCACTCCCCAGTCTGCCACACGACATGCCCTCTGCCAGCCTGGCACCACTCAGCAG CCATGGCAGCAGTAGTCATTCCTCTCTCACT TATACCAGTGTAGACAGTAGTGTGAGCTCTCTGGCACCCTCGTCTGGCTCCTACTCCTCTGCCCCAGCCCAGGCCCCAGCCCAGGCCCCAGCCCAGGCCCCAGCTCAGGCCCCAGCCCAGTCACTCCACCAGGTCAACAGCGGCATGGCTCACATCATGGGCACCATGAGCCACATGAACAGCATGGTCAGTAGCATGGGTGGCAGCGGGCATCACGCCAGCCAAGCCCTGGGGCTCAGTGCCAACGGGACCACGGCCCAATCGAACCTCTCCTCGGCCCCCAGGACCGCACCGCTGCTCTCCTCCTCAACTG GTAAAGCTCCTCCTAACCTGTCTCAGGGGGTTCCCCCACTACTGCCCAACCAGTACATCATGGGCCCAGGAGGCCTGCTGCCTGCCTACCCG CAGATCTACGGCTATGAGGACCTCCACATGCTACAGTCCAGACTGCCTATG CCCTCTTTGCAGGATTACTACGGAATCACATTCCCTGGTCCCGCAGCACTCTCTGGCAGAGATGGGAGCCTCGCCAATAACCCCTACTCAG GTGAAGTCACAAAGTTTGGCAGGGGTGACTCCACCTCCCCTGCACCTAGCAGCTTGTCGGCCCAACAGCAGCCCCAACAGGGCCAGAGCCAAGGGCAGAACCAGGCCCAGCCACAAcccccccagccccagcctcaagGCCAACCCCAGGGCCACCACAACAGCCAGCAGCAGCAGGCCTTCCTCCCGCCAGGCTACAGCTACACAGGCCTGCCCTACTACCCCGGGATGCCTGGCGCTGCCTTCCAGTACGGCCACACCATGTTCATGCCCCAGGGACAGGGGCCAGCCAAGCAGCACGGTGTGGGTCTGGGAAACCCCTCAGCCAGCCCCTTCCAGCAGCAGCAGCCCAGCGGCTACGGCCAGCACACCTTCAGCTCAG GGTATGAGGACCTGACCCAGGGCCAAGCAGGAGTAGACTATAGCAAGGGCTATAGCAACTCCTCCCAGAGCCAGGCCAAATCTGCTGCTACAGGCCCCGGTAAAG GCGGCATCTCTGTGACGTCAGGCAACTCCGGGGTCCCAGAAATCAGTGGAAGTGTTTACAACAAGACCCAG TCCTTTGATAAGCAGGGTTTCCATGCGGGGACTCCCCCTCCCTTCAACCTGCCTTCGGCTATGGGGGGTCCTGGAGGGGCCCCGGGTGGCTACGCTCCCGCCCCCTTCCTCCACATCCTGCAGCCTGCCCACCAGCAACCCCACTCCCAGATGCTGCACCATCATCTGGCCCAGGACGGACAG GGAGGTCCTAGCCAGCGAGGCCAGTCTAGCAGCATGCAGCAGAAGAGCCAGGTCAACAAGTCCAGCTACGGCAGCTCCCCATACTGGGGCAActga